A DNA window from Gemmobacter fulvus contains the following coding sequences:
- a CDS encoding LysR substrate-binding domain-containing protein has translation MIMHPALKLRHIRAFLDIAADGSLSSVARRHGISQPALSRTLAEMEDLLATPLFRREKRRLVLTEAGALFRRHASLGLQSLEDGVAALRPGGSGDSIRVGILPTAAPRLFPRVALRFREAHPETLLKIETGPHSYLLRLLREDEIDLMIGRMPVAGEMAGLAFEHLYEEEIVLVARAGHPLRAQSLPGLLQAVPLILPPEGALIRRAVNDFLATLGLPALRPAFETAALAVGRGILAGSDAVWFISRGVVADEVDRGDMVVLPTGARFLSGSVGITRRQAGPVVPGLNQLIHLCHDNTPP, from the coding sequence ATGATTATGCACCCGGCCCTCAAGCTGCGCCACATCCGCGCCTTTCTGGACATCGCCGCCGACGGCAGCCTGTCCTCCGTCGCGCGGCGGCATGGCATCAGCCAGCCCGCCCTGAGCCGCACCCTGGCCGAAATGGAGGATCTGCTGGCCACCCCGCTGTTTCGCCGCGAAAAGCGGCGGCTGGTGCTGACCGAAGCGGGCGCGCTGTTTCGCCGCCACGCGAGTCTGGGGCTGCAATCGCTGGAGGATGGTGTTGCGGCGCTGCGTCCGGGCGGCAGTGGTGACAGCATCCGCGTCGGCATCCTGCCCACCGCCGCGCCCCGGCTGTTCCCACGCGTGGCACTGCGCTTCCGCGAGGCCCATCCCGAAACACTGCTGAAGATCGAGACGGGGCCACATTCCTATCTGCTGCGCCTGCTGCGCGAGGATGAGATCGACCTGATGATCGGGCGGATGCCGGTGGCGGGCGAAATGGCCGGACTGGCGTTCGAGCATCTCTATGAAGAGGAAATCGTGCTGGTCGCCCGCGCCGGGCATCCGCTGCGGGCACAGTCCCTGCCCGGCCTGTTGCAGGCGGTGCCGCTGATCCTGCCGCCGGAAGGCGCCTTGATCCGCCGCGCGGTAAACGATTTTCTGGCGACGCTTGGCCTGCCCGCCCTGCGCCCGGCGTTCGAGACAGCCGCCCTTGCGGTGGGCCGGGGTATTCTGGCCGGGTCGGATGCGGTCTGGTTCATCTCGCGCGGGGTGGTGGCCGATGAGGTGGACCGGGGCGATATGGTGGTTCTGCCCACCGGGGCCCGCTTTCTGTCGGGGTCGGTGGGCATCACGCGCAGACAGGCGGGGCCAGTGGTGCCAGGGTTGAACCAGCTGATCCACCTGTGCCACGACAACACCCCGCCCTAA
- the pcaD gene encoding 3-oxoadipate enol-lactonase has protein sequence MQALKRPFGSLHVQVDGPEAAPAVVFANSLGTDLRLWDRVLPVLPQGLRYIRYDKRGHGLSALGGGAEIGDHAEDAIAVIEGVARGPVVFVGLSIGGLIGQVVASRRPDLIRAIVLSNTAAKLGTAESWQARIQAVQEAGLDSIADAVMERWFAPAFRATPELGLWRAMLARTPAQGYAAACAALAGADQTEATRALRLPALVIAGSEDGASPSATVQATAALIAGAAFHEIAGAGHLPCVETPAAWAALAAPFLKAHAHV, from the coding sequence ATGCAAGCTTTGAAACGTCCGTTCGGCAGTCTTCATGTGCAGGTCGATGGCCCCGAAGCCGCGCCTGCCGTGGTTTTCGCCAATTCGCTGGGCACCGATCTGCGGCTCTGGGACCGGGTACTGCCGGTGCTGCCGCAGGGGTTGCGTTATATCCGTTATGACAAGCGCGGGCATGGCCTGTCCGCGCTGGGGGGCGGCGCAGAGATTGGCGACCATGCAGAGGACGCGATTGCCGTGATCGAAGGCGTTGCGCGTGGCCCGGTGGTTTTTGTCGGTCTGTCGATTGGCGGGTTGATCGGGCAGGTGGTCGCCAGCCGCCGCCCCGATCTGATCCGCGCCATCGTGCTGTCGAATACGGCCGCGAAACTGGGCACGGCCGAAAGCTGGCAGGCGCGGATTCAGGCCGTGCAGGAGGCTGGGCTGGACAGCATTGCCGATGCGGTGATGGAGCGCTGGTTCGCCCCCGCCTTTCGCGCCACGCCCGAGCTGGGCCTTTGGCGTGCCATGCTGGCCCGCACGCCCGCGCAGGGCTATGCCGCCGCCTGCGCGGCACTGGCCGGGGCCGATCAGACCGAGGCGACGCGGGCGCTGCGCCTGCCCGCGCTGGTGATCGCCGGATCGGAGGACGGGGCCAGCCCGAGTGCCACCGTCCAGGCCACCGCCGCGCTGATCGCAGGGGCGGCCTTCCACGAAATCGCCGGGGCGGGGCATCTGCCCTGCGTCGAAACCCCTGCCGCCTGGGCCGCCCTCGCCGCACCCTTCCTGAAAGCACATGCCCATGTCTGA
- the pcaC gene encoding 4-carboxymuconolactone decarboxylase, which yields MSELTETGMKTRRRVLGDAHVNRAETAKTGADAPFQALITDAAWGHVWSRDTITLRERSMLTIALLAGLGNDHELAMHIRATANTGASQTDVMEALLHVAIYAGVPRANHAIRIAKDTFATMATTSTGETE from the coding sequence ATGTCTGAGCTGACCGAAACGGGCATGAAAACCCGTCGCCGCGTGCTGGGGGATGCCCATGTCAACCGCGCCGAAACGGCCAAGACCGGGGCCGATGCCCCGTTTCAGGCGCTGATCACCGATGCGGCCTGGGGCCATGTCTGGAGCCGCGACACCATCACCCTGCGCGAGCGCAGCATGCTGACCATCGCGCTGTTGGCCGGGCTTGGCAATGATCACGAACTGGCCATGCACATCCGCGCCACGGCCAATACCGGGGCCAGTCAGACCGATGTGATGGAGGCGCTGCTGCATGTCGCCATCTATGCCGGTGTGCCGCGCGCCAACCATGCCATCAGGATCGCCAAGGACACATTCGCCACCATGGCCACCACCAGCACCGGGGAGACAGAATGA
- the pcaH gene encoding protocatechuate 3,4-dioxygenase subunit beta — protein MKPAEFYQRDRLWQPPALTPDYKTSVARSPRLAMLSLQGSLSDITGPTFGHSDIDPIDNDLIKNYAKTGDPVGERIIVHGRVLDENGRGVPNTLVEIWQANAGGRYRHKKDSYLAPVDPNFGGCGRTLTDDQGYYFFRTIKPGAYPWRNWVNNWRPAHIHVSVFGTAFAQRLITQMYFEGDPLIAKCPIVATIPDPRAIDQLIAPLDMNAAIPLDCLAYKFDIVLRGRRSTLFENRLEGN, from the coding sequence ATGAAACCCGCCGAGTTCTATCAACGCGACCGCCTGTGGCAGCCGCCCGCCCTGACGCCGGACTACAAGACCAGCGTGGCGCGCAGCCCGCGTCTGGCGATGCTGTCGTTGCAAGGATCCCTGTCCGATATCACCGGGCCGACCTTTGGCCACAGCGACATTGATCCGATCGACAATGACCTGATCAAGAACTACGCCAAGACAGGCGACCCGGTGGGGGAACGCATCATCGTCCATGGCCGGGTGCTGGATGAAAACGGGCGCGGCGTGCCGAACACGCTGGTCGAGATCTGGCAGGCCAATGCGGGCGGGCGCTACCGGCACAAGAAGGACAGCTATCTTGCGCCGGTCGATCCGAATTTTGGCGGCTGTGGCCGCACCCTGACCGATGATCAGGGCTATTACTTCTTCCGTACGATCAAGCCGGGTGCCTACCCCTGGCGCAACTGGGTCAACAACTGGCGGCCCGCGCATATCCATGTGTCGGTGTTCGGAACCGCATTTGCGCAGCGGCTGATCACCCAGATGTATTTCGAGGGGGATCCTCTGATCGCCAAATGCCCCATCGTCGCCACCATCCCCGATCCCCGCGCGATTGATCAGCTGATCGCGCCGCTCGACATGAACGCGGCCATCCCGTTGGATTGCCTGGCCTACAAGTTCGACATCGTGTTGCGCGGTCGGCGCTCCACCCTTTTTGAAAACCGGCTGGAGGGGAACTGA
- the pcaG gene encoding protocatechuate 3,4-dioxygenase subunit alpha: MAQPLNYLKESASQTAGPYVHIGLAPGAAGFDIYRQELGQVIAGPETPGERIRVEGMVLDGTGAPVKDVLLEVWQADAAGIYPHSEDPRAAEVAPGFRGWGRVITDFDTGLWGFDTIKPGVVMGRNGRPMAPHVTLWIVARGINIGLNTRMYFEDEDNSADPVLNLVEQAPRRDTLLARRVKPGLYRFDIRLQGDGETVFMDI; the protein is encoded by the coding sequence ATGGCGCAGCCGCTGAATTACCTCAAGGAATCCGCGTCGCAGACGGCGGGGCCCTATGTGCATATCGGCCTCGCGCCCGGGGCTGCGGGGTTTGACATCTACCGGCAGGAACTGGGGCAGGTGATCGCGGGGCCGGAGACGCCCGGCGAACGGATCCGGGTCGAAGGCATGGTGCTGGATGGCACGGGCGCGCCGGTCAAGGATGTCTTGCTGGAAGTCTGGCAGGCAGATGCGGCGGGCATCTATCCCCACTCCGAAGACCCGCGCGCCGCCGAGGTGGCCCCCGGCTTTCGCGGCTGGGGCCGGGTGATCACCGATTTCGACACCGGCCTCTGGGGGTTTGATACCATCAAGCCCGGCGTCGTGATGGGCCGCAACGGGCGGCCCATGGCGCCGCATGTCACGCTCTGGATCGTTGCGCGCGGCATCAACATCGGCCTCAACACCCGGATGTATTTCGAGGACGAGGACAACAGCGCCGATCCGGTGCTCAATCTGGTCGAGCAGGCCCCGCGCCGCGACACCCTTCTGGCGCGCAGGGTCAAGCCCGGCCTCTATCGTTTCGACATCCGTCTGCAAGGCGATGGCGAAACCGTGTTCATGGATATCTGA
- a CDS encoding 3-keto-5-aminohexanoate cleavage protein, protein MENPCIICVAITGSLPRKADNSAVPITIAEQVESTHAAFEAGATIAHCHVRNEDETPSSDPEKFAALKEGLEKHCPGMIVQLSTGGRSGAGQTRGGMLPLRPDMASLSVGSNNFPTRVYENPPDLVDWLAGEMRSHGVKPEIEAFDLSHILKAKEMWDKGQIVDRPYVQFVMGVKNAMPADREVFNYYIQTVHRLFGADAPWCAAGIGPNQIVLNDWAVSSGGHARTGLEDNVRLDKTRLAPSNATLVQRVVALCEKYERPVATWRQARAILGLKPVSA, encoded by the coding sequence ATGGAAAATCCCTGCATCATCTGTGTGGCCATCACGGGCTCCTTGCCGCGCAAGGCCGACAATTCGGCGGTGCCGATCACAATCGCCGAACAGGTCGAATCCACCCATGCTGCGTTCGAGGCCGGGGCGACCATCGCGCATTGCCATGTGCGCAATGAGGACGAGACGCCCTCTTCGGACCCCGAGAAGTTCGCGGCGCTGAAAGAGGGGCTGGAAAAGCACTGCCCCGGCATGATCGTGCAACTGTCCACCGGCGGGCGTTCCGGCGCGGGGCAGACGCGCGGCGGCATGTTGCCGCTGCGGCCCGATATGGCGAGCCTGTCGGTGGGGTCGAACAACTTTCCCACCCGCGTCTACGAGAATCCGCCCGATCTCGTTGATTGGCTGGCCGGCGAGATGCGCAGCCATGGCGTGAAGCCCGAGATCGAGGCGTTCGACCTGTCGCATATCCTGAAAGCCAAGGAGATGTGGGACAAGGGCCAGATCGTTGACCGCCCCTATGTGCAATTCGTGATGGGGGTGAAGAACGCGATGCCCGCCGACCGCGAGGTGTTCAACTATTATATCCAGACCGTGCACCGGCTGTTTGGCGCAGATGCGCCATGGTGTGCGGCGGGGATCGGGCCGAACCAGATCGTGCTGAATGATTGGGCGGTGTCCTCCGGCGGCCATGCCCGGACCGGGCTGGAAGATAACGTGCGTCTGGACAAGACGCGGCTTGCCCCCTCCAATGCGACCCTCGTGCAGCGTGTGGTGGCGCTTTGCGAAAAATACGAGCGCCCCGTTGCCACCTGGCGGCAGGCCCGCGCCATCCTTGGCCTGAAGCCCGTCAGCGCCTAG
- a CDS encoding lyase family protein, with the protein MPAAPADSQIYGHLFGDADTARLFSDSAEIRAMLLVEGALARVQGALGVIPAEAAAFIDRASQEVVIDPSALAAETALNGVPVPALLAAFRKAAGAPEPMQYLHWGATSQDIMDTGLALRLRPMLAHWQGRFDALLVRLGQLAEDTATLPMTGRTYGQAATPTSFGAVVAGWGWPVLERRQHLAGLCDSLLKVSLSGAAGTLSAMGQDGPAVRAALATELGLADPGHSWHSDRSGLGQLAAFAAGLAGSLGKLGEDVILLCQSGIAEVTLGGAGGGSSTMPQKQNPVAPSALVALARHVIGLAALVQGAALHRQQRDGAAWFGEWLALPQLCICTGRMLTLAQDLMATLTPVNAAMARALEEGNGLIHAEALSFALAERMPRPDAQALVKQMCAEATASGTPLLTLAAQRFPHLAGQQGLAASGLGQAPAEARAFAARVREG; encoded by the coding sequence ATGCCCGCCGCCCCCGCCGATTCCCAGATCTACGGTCACCTGTTTGGTGACGCGGACACCGCCCGCCTGTTCTCGGACAGTGCGGAAATCCGTGCCATGCTGTTGGTGGAAGGGGCGCTGGCGCGGGTGCAGGGGGCGCTTGGCGTGATCCCCGCCGAGGCCGCCGCCTTCATCGACCGCGCCTCGCAAGAGGTGGTGATCGACCCGAGCGCGCTTGCCGCCGAAACCGCGCTGAATGGCGTGCCGGTGCCCGCGCTGCTGGCGGCGTTTCGCAAGGCCGCAGGCGCGCCCGAACCGATGCAATATCTGCATTGGGGCGCCACCAGTCAGGACATCATGGACACCGGGCTTGCCCTGCGGCTGCGCCCGATGCTGGCGCATTGGCAGGGGCGGTTCGACGCGCTGCTGGTGCGGCTGGGCCAACTTGCCGAGGACACGGCGACCCTACCGATGACGGGCCGCACCTATGGTCAGGCGGCGACACCCACCAGTTTCGGTGCGGTCGTTGCGGGCTGGGGCTGGCCGGTGCTGGAGCGGCGGCAGCATTTGGCCGGGCTGTGTGACAGCCTGCTGAAAGTGTCCTTGTCGGGGGCGGCGGGCACGCTGTCGGCGATGGGGCAGGACGGCCCGGCGGTGCGGGCCGCGCTTGCCACCGAACTCGGTCTCGCGGACCCCGGCCACAGCTGGCACAGCGACCGGTCCGGCCTGGGGCAGCTCGCCGCCTTTGCCGCAGGGCTGGCCGGCAGTCTGGGTAAGCTGGGCGAGGATGTCATTCTGCTCTGCCAGTCGGGCATTGCCGAGGTGACGCTGGGCGGGGCCGGCGGCGGATCGTCGACGATGCCGCAGAAGCAGAACCCGGTTGCCCCTTCGGCGCTGGTCGCGTTGGCCCGGCATGTCATCGGGCTTGCGGCACTTGTGCAGGGGGCCGCGCTGCACCGCCAGCAACGCGACGGGGCCGCATGGTTCGGCGAATGGCTGGCGCTGCCGCAACTGTGCATCTGCACCGGGCGGATGCTGACACTGGCGCAGGATCTGATGGCGACCCTGACCCCGGTGAATGCCGCCATGGCGCGTGCCTTGGAGGAAGGCAACGGCCTGATCCATGCCGAGGCGCTGAGCTTTGCTCTGGCCGAACGGATGCCGCGCCCCGACGCGCAGGCATTGGTCAAGCAGATGTGTGCCGAGGCCACGGCCAGCGGCACGCCGCTGCTGACACTCGCCGCGCAGCGCTTTCCGCATCTCGCCGGGCAGCAGGGTCTGGCCGCCAGCGGCCTTGGTCAAGCCCCCGCCGAGGCGCGTGCCTTCGCCGCGCGGGTGCGGGAGGGCTGA
- a CDS encoding LysR family transcriptional regulator, producing MVTESREHASADSGDAEAPGPALHALHSGAARYFIEVARSASIRQAADRLGIAPSAISRQIARLERELKAQLLERRADGVVLTDAGTILLQHLEAIQDRLDRISGDIADLTALRRGTVQIATVEGITRPFLSEQIAEFRTRHPGVHFHLRSCGRQKVLEALEERRSQIGFLYDHFSHPALVEAGSWRQPLLVLARAGHPLTQRRGLTLADLAQEPCGLPDETFGIHHLVLRAFARAGLQPKAPILSDSLGFLRDHAIRSGCLTFMPLQAAMPEIAAGDLVPLDLDCAEFRHRHIYAVVRRDQVLAAAAAAFLQEVVAAFADGDRRDAAFLAAARSDQA from the coding sequence ATGGTCACTGAGTCACGCGAACATGCCTCCGCCGATTCGGGTGACGCCGAGGCTCCCGGCCCGGCGCTCCATGCGCTGCATTCCGGGGCGGCGCGCTATTTCATCGAGGTGGCGCGCTCTGCCTCGATCCGTCAGGCGGCAGACCGGCTGGGCATCGCGCCCTCGGCCATCAGCCGCCAGATCGCGCGGCTGGAGCGCGAGCTGAAGGCGCAGCTGCTGGAGCGGCGGGCCGACGGGGTGGTGCTGACCGACGCCGGGACCATCCTGTTGCAGCATCTGGAGGCGATTCAGGATCGGCTGGACCGGATCAGCGGCGATATTGCCGATCTGACCGCGCTGCGCCGGGGCACGGTGCAGATCGCCACGGTTGAGGGCATCACCCGGCCCTTCCTGTCCGAACAGATCGCGGAGTTCCGCACTCGCCATCCGGGGGTGCATTTCCACCTGCGGTCTTGCGGGCGGCAAAAGGTGCTGGAGGCGCTGGAGGAGCGGCGCAGCCAGATCGGCTTTCTCTACGATCACTTCTCGCACCCCGCGCTGGTCGAGGCCGGAAGCTGGCGGCAGCCGCTGCTGGTGCTGGCGCGGGCGGGGCATCCGCTGACACAGCGGCGGGGGCTGACGCTGGCCGATCTGGCGCAGGAACCCTGCGGCCTGCCGGATGAAACCTTCGGCATTCACCATCTGGTTCTGCGCGCCTTTGCCCGGGCCGGATTGCAACCGAAGGCCCCGATCCTGAGCGACAGTCTTGGCTTTCTGCGCGACCATGCCATTCGCAGCGGCTGCCTGACCTTCATGCCGTTGCAGGCGGCAATGCCGGAAATCGCTGCGGGTGATCTGGTGCCGCTGGATCTGGACTGTGCCGAGTTCCGGCACCGGCACATCTATGCGGTGGTGCGGCGGGATCAGGTGCTGGCCGCCGCCGCCGCCGCCTTTCTGCAAGAAGTGGTCGCCGCCTTTGCCGACGGCGACCGGCGGGATGCGGCGTTTCTGGCCGCAGCCCGCAGCGATCAGGCGTGA
- a CDS encoding RidA family protein, which translates to MAHETEKRLNAMGITLPRPPKAVGNYLPGVVVGNILYLSGTLGTQPDEDDNDVLPYVGKVGQDLSIEQGYASARLMAINHLALMKAVLGDLDRVKRVVKMVGYITCGPNFTQPHLVLNGASDLFVALWGEAHGRHARAALTQHELGFNAPVEAEMTLELHA; encoded by the coding sequence ATGGCACATGAGACAGAGAAGCGGCTGAACGCGATGGGAATCACCCTGCCCCGCCCGCCCAAGGCGGTCGGAAATTACCTGCCCGGCGTTGTTGTGGGGAACATCCTCTATCTGTCGGGCACGCTGGGCACCCAGCCCGACGAAGATGACAATGACGTGCTGCCCTATGTCGGCAAAGTGGGTCAGGATCTGAGCATCGAACAGGGATATGCCTCGGCCCGGCTGATGGCGATCAACCATCTGGCCTTGATGAAGGCAGTGCTGGGCGATCTGGACCGGGTGAAACGCGTGGTGAAAATGGTGGGCTACATCACCTGCGGCCCGAATTTCACTCAACCGCATCTGGTGCTGAACGGCGCGTCAGACCTTTTTGTCGCGCTCTGGGGCGAGGCGCATGGCCGCCATGCCCGTGCCGCGCTGACCCAGCACGAACTGGGCTTCAACGCCCCGGTCGAGGCGGAAATGACGCTGGAACTTCACGCCTGA
- a CDS encoding amidase → MPSNRSSIAQIAQHLRDGRPGGAEALMQATVAAHQGAGAELMAYKTWDGDRALAQARAADGLLASGIDLGPLMGLPVSVKDLFGVPGLPVFAGTDSAFDAAWSAAGPLVSRLLAQLGIVTGKTHTVEFAFGGLGVNAHWGAPVNPWSGPDGARAPGGSSSGAGVSLAEGSALLALGTDTAGSVRVPASFCGQAGLKTTIGRWSTEGIMPLSPSLDTPGLLARDVADLAYGFAALDPQGGGVPQPRDLSGLRIGLPRDFFNDEADAAILSVVADSLRQLEAAGAVLVDVDLPGCAAMFDIFRQGGLAAPELRSFLDRQFPDRIARLDPVVRLRVEGADKISAPEYLRRRAELALHGRAALAVFDHCDVLATPTVAIAPPLLADLADPAAYGRANILALRNTVIANLFGWCALTLPAGLDGSALPVGLQLIAGPFAEPALLACGQAVENRLGAGPELLGRPRRVS, encoded by the coding sequence ATGCCCAGCAACAGAAGTTCCATCGCACAGATTGCGCAACACTTGCGTGACGGCCGACCCGGCGGGGCCGAAGCTTTGATGCAGGCGACGGTGGCGGCGCATCAGGGCGCGGGTGCCGAATTGATGGCCTACAAGACCTGGGATGGGGATCGCGCGCTGGCCCAGGCCCGCGCCGCAGACGGCCTTCTGGCCAGTGGCATCGACCTTGGGCCGCTGATGGGTCTGCCCGTGTCGGTGAAGGATCTGTTCGGCGTGCCGGGGCTGCCGGTGTTTGCAGGCACGGACAGCGCCTTTGACGCCGCATGGTCGGCGGCTGGTCCGCTGGTGTCGCGGCTGCTGGCGCAACTGGGGATCGTGACCGGCAAGACACATACGGTGGAATTCGCCTTTGGCGGGCTGGGGGTGAATGCGCATTGGGGCGCGCCGGTCAATCCGTGGTCCGGGCCAGACGGAGCGCGGGCGCCGGGCGGCTCCAGTTCGGGCGCGGGGGTATCGCTGGCCGAGGGGTCGGCACTGCTGGCGCTTGGCACCGATACGGCCGGATCGGTGCGGGTGCCCGCGTCGTTCTGCGGGCAGGCGGGGTTGAAGACCACGATCGGGCGCTGGTCCACCGAGGGGATCATGCCGCTGTCCCCGTCGCTGGACACGCCGGGGCTGTTGGCGCGGGATGTGGCAGATCTGGCCTATGGCTTTGCGGCGCTGGATCCGCAGGGCGGGGGCGTGCCCCAGCCGCGCGACCTGTCAGGCCTGCGCATCGGTCTGCCGCGCGACTTTTTCAATGACGAGGCGGATGCTGCCATCCTTTCGGTGGTCGCGGACAGTCTGCGCCAGCTGGAGGCGGCAGGGGCGGTGCTGGTCGATGTGGATCTGCCGGGCTGTGCCGCAATGTTCGACATCTTCCGGCAGGGCGGCCTTGCTGCGCCCGAGCTGCGCAGCTTTTTGGACCGGCAGTTCCCCGACCGCATCGCGCGACTGGATCCGGTGGTCCGGCTGCGGGTCGAAGGGGCCGACAAGATCAGCGCCCCGGAATATCTGCGCCGCCGGGCAGAGCTGGCGCTGCATGGCCGGGCGGCCCTTGCGGTGTTTGACCACTGCGACGTGCTGGCAACGCCCACCGTCGCCATCGCGCCGCCGCTTCTGGCCGATCTGGCCGATCCGGCGGCCTATGGTCGCGCCAATATCCTCGCGCTGCGCAACACCGTCATCGCCAATCTTTTCGGCTGGTGCGCGCTGACGTTGCCTGCCGGGCTGGACGGATCGGCGCTGCCGGTGGGCCTGCAACTGATCGCCGGTCCCTTTGCCGAGCCCGCCCTTCTGGCCTGTGGTCAGGCGGTCGAAAACCGGCTGGGCGCGGGGCCGGAACTGCTGGGACGCCCTCGGCGCGTCTCTTGA
- a CDS encoding TRAP transporter substrate-binding protein, whose amino-acid sequence MKNLGFTLATVFAVGFGGMAAAQEFRLTFAHVLTESTPNARAAETFKAEVEKNSGGRIAIDIRPAAMLGGDVEIIEQTQMGLIHIAIPPTGNLANFNEKMYLFDLPFLMADEAAMMRLLDGEVGAEMLATLESNNLMGLSLWGAGFRQMTNNIRPITGPADLAGTKMRTLQAPAILATYRAFGANPTAMAYAEVYNGLQQGVVEGQENPFANIYSMKFYEVQKYLTVTNHSYHTYAAVMHKPTWDSLPDDLKKVVQEALVVGRDAGRTYTAEDEAKIIAEIQDEIEIIELSPEGREAFIKASEPIYEEFRSKITPELMDRAIAAAKG is encoded by the coding sequence ATGAAAAACCTCGGCTTCACTCTGGCCACCGTCTTTGCCGTCGGCTTTGGCGGCATGGCGGCGGCACAGGAATTCCGGCTGACCTTTGCCCATGTCCTGACGGAAAGCACGCCGAACGCGCGAGCCGCCGAAACCTTCAAGGCAGAGGTCGAAAAGAACTCTGGCGGGCGCATTGCGATTGATATCCGCCCTGCGGCGATGCTGGGCGGCGATGTGGAGATCATCGAACAGACGCAGATGGGCCTGATCCATATCGCGATCCCGCCGACCGGCAACCTCGCGAATTTCAACGAAAAGATGTATCTGTTCGATCTGCCCTTCCTGATGGCGGACGAGGCGGCGATGATGCGCCTGCTGGATGGCGAGGTGGGTGCAGAGATGCTGGCCACGCTCGAATCCAACAACCTGATGGGTCTGTCGCTTTGGGGGGCTGGCTTCCGTCAGATGACCAACAACATCCGCCCGATCACGGGCCCGGCGGATCTGGCGGGCACGAAGATGCGCACGTTGCAGGCCCCGGCGATCCTTGCCACCTATCGCGCCTTTGGGGCCAACCCGACCGCGATGGCCTATGCCGAAGTCTATAACGGCCTTCAGCAGGGCGTGGTTGAAGGGCAGGAAAACCCCTTCGCGAATATCTATTCGATGAAGTTCTACGAGGTGCAGAAATACCTGACCGTCACCAACCACTCCTACCACACCTATGCGGCGGTGATGCACAAGCCGACCTGGGACAGCCTGCCGGATGACCTGAAAAAAGTGGTGCAGGAGGCGCTGGTTGTCGGGCGCGATGCGGGCCGCACCTATACCGCCGAGGATGAGGCCAAGATCATCGCCGAGATCCAGGACGAGATCGAGATCATCGAACTGTCGCCCGAGGGCCGCGAAGCCTTTATCAAGGCGTCCGAGCCGATCTATGAGGAGTTCCGCTCCAAGATCACACCCGAGCTGATGGACCGGGCGATTGCCGCGGCCAAGGGCTGA
- a CDS encoding TRAP transporter small permease has protein sequence MIEGLNRIVDKVEGGLVTLLMLLAAVVAIAQVVARYAFNSSLYWSEEFLLYALISMSFLTMGMGVRYAAHISVEAGLAFAGERLGRALKIGAAVLGLIFAAVLIVLGWRLSANTLNMGQLSPAMRIPVGYVYLVIPVSGVFMVLRYLLVLSFLITGRDYTPPQSDIKNA, from the coding sequence ATGATCGAAGGATTGAACCGCATTGTCGACAAGGTTGAAGGCGGCCTTGTCACACTGCTCATGCTGCTGGCGGCGGTGGTCGCGATTGCCCAGGTGGTCGCGCGCTATGCCTTCAACAGCTCGCTCTACTGGTCAGAAGAGTTTTTGCTCTATGCGCTGATTTCCATGAGCTTTCTGACCATGGGCATGGGGGTGCGCTATGCCGCGCATATCAGCGTGGAGGCCGGGCTGGCCTTTGCCGGCGAACGGCTGGGCCGGGCGTTGAAGATCGGGGCGGCGGTGCTGGGCCTGATCTTTGCCGCCGTGCTGATCGTGCTGGGTTGGCGGCTGTCGGCCAATACGCTGAACATGGGGCAGCTGTCGCCTGCGATGCGGATTCCGGTGGGCTATGTCTATCTGGTGATCCCGGTTTCGGGGGTGTTCATGGTGCTGCGCTATCTTCTGGTGCTGTCCTTCCTGATCACGGGCCGCGACTACACGCCGCCGCAATCCGACATCAAGAACGCCTGA